The following nucleotide sequence is from Oreochromis niloticus isolate F11D_XX linkage group LG9, O_niloticus_UMD_NMBU, whole genome shotgun sequence.
TGAGAGCCAACTTGATGTCGTGCGAATACAAATGAGAAAGACCTTTCTGCAAAGAGGCCGAGCACAGCCAGCATTAGGGAACAAAAACAGGTTTGTAGCTCTGCTGTTATGTGATATCTGCTGTGGGAAGTTGATACTTGATTGCTGAACTGGGGACTTTACATGCCATATGAAGTAAATCACATGCGAACAagcaagaaacaaacaaattgtGGTCAATTTACATTAATTAGCAGCTATGCATATTCACACACTGTTTCCTGTTTACAGAATtttgagaagaagaaaaagaatatataaaaaaagctGAGCACCATGCCTCAAAGTTttacatttctttacatttctctaCAATAAACAATCAGGACATGACACTATGGGTTAATGACTGGACTACATATTAGTGATTAAGGACAGTTACCCCCGCCCCTACACCTCCAAAACTCTTCAACCCTTCATTATAGATGCAACTTCTGTCACACTAAATCTTCCCGTGCTGCGGTTCTATTATGAAAAGTCCAAACAGCTTGGATCATGCATTTTAAAAACCACTGTCTGCGAGAGGGTGGTTGCACCTTatgaaaaataatcttttaGTCATTTGTTAAAATGCAAAATCACCCCAGAGACTGCATCGCTAATAACTTCACATGGCCCAGAAAGCTGGCTCATGTCTCTGCAATCATGACTGAACTCAATGGGCAAGTTCTGCAAGCAACAACTCCCCCCGCCCCCCAAGTTTAAGCACTTTCTCTTTTCCAGTAGCTTTTTCAGCAGTCCTTTTTTCAGTCTTTCCTGTGGTGTAACACTTCCACTTCTGATGCAGCACAGAAATGTGGATGCATCTTAAATACTTTTACTTGAGCTAAATTGAAAGTGTGTTGAATTGTAGCCTACAGGTACCCAGTCAGACATCTTTACATCTTCTATTTTTGCATCTAACCCCAGTATAAAGCATTAACACCTCCTTGCATGTAAGAACGTACATTCTGACttcacagcacaaacacatccttatATTACTGGAAATTCGCATTAAAGCAgttaaaattaaatgttttccCAAATTCCCATTTAAgggtataaataaataaatctcagaaaaaattatattttcatgctaattaatttttttctccttgattTGATGTGCACATGATGTCGGAGTAGCAGGGCTGTGTGTGGTTGTGCTGGAGCTGCTGTGTGTCTGATTCGCTGCATCTGAGTCCTCTGACTCTGCTCCCACAATTCAACAGGCAACAAAGGAAGAAAGGAAGAGGCCGAACGCTAGAAAGTGTTAGCCAACCTAGGCTTGAAGATGTCAACTTATTGTTTAATTCTGCTCGGCAATTTAAAGCTATATGTTTAGAGTAGCACAGGGTCCTGCCATATAATCgctttgtgctttcttttttgcGTGGGAGCCGAATGAAGGGAAGGTGATGGTAATGTTTTCGACAGAAAGCGCTAACAAAGCTAGCTGGCTCAGGTACTAAGCCTGTATAAGTCAAGCTAACATTAGCCAACAATCGTCAAGGAGCGAACCTTAAATGAAGGTGTTGTGCAAAGCGAATGCGTAAACCTTCGTGCTGTCTTGGCCATCAGTACAAGCAGAAGTGATCAGGTAAGAGGCAATATCGTGCGTGTTTAGAATAAGTGGTTACAGGTATTTACAAATGCACTTTTATTGTAGGCATGCTAACACTGGTCGTTAGCAAAATTTTATTATAGCATCTGAGCAACACAGCAGCTCTCACATTGACGTCGGATATGATCTCGGTTGGCTTTGTTTCTTGTTGTTGCTATTTTAATTGCAATGGTATTCATTGTAACCATCGGTGTTGCAATATTGGCGTTAAAGTGAAAGGCTAACAACCGGAGCTAAGCTACATCCATGCTTTTGTGTCCGCAGGCCTTTTCAGGTAAGGACAAATGTAGCTGAGGTTGGTGTGGTTATTAGAAACCACTTTAAATGTTAATGTGCGTGATTGACGATGCATGTTTTCCTCTGGTAAATTCACATGTTAATCAGACGTGAACATTTCAAATGAGCtggctttgtgttgtttttggtaGCAtccaatgaaaggtggtggaagTGGAACTTGACCCAGCCAACTGAGTCACCATTTTCCTGCTCATCATGGTGAGTAATCAGATTGCTGCTGTTTTTGGTTATCAAACATCTGCTCATGTCTGAGGATCttaattttgaaatatttagtgACGTAGATAGTAAAACTGATgatattgtttgtgtgtgtgcttgtttgtttgttttttggttatGTACAAATTAAAAGAGAGAGTGGGAGACTGTGTTTAAGGGCCACAATAACCTTCTTCagtgctttatttttctttatgtggTTCAAAGAATATCTTGCATGTTTTTTCTCTCACTACAGGGTTTATTGGCTCCACTTTGTGCATGACTTGTTTCATGTGGCCTGATGGGAGGACACGGTGGATAGTACTTTCATCAGGATACCAGGAGAGCCATCCCATGCCCTCATTTTGGAGGGCCTGTCAGAATGAAGAAGATAAGCCTTAAGACCATCCGCAAGTCACTCAGCATAAAGGGCAAAGAGGAGGGTGACTTTGTCATGCTCCAGCAGCCCTCAGTGACTGCAGAGTTTTCTAAGGATGAGTCACTTTTTGGGGGCTGCTACACCAAAGAGCTTTCTGCCTGCGATATTGCTAGCGAGGACGAAAAAGGGGGACAGAACAAGGGCCGCTCAAAGAGTGAGACTCTGATGGGATCGCTAAAGAGAAGGCTGTCTACCAAACAGAAGGCGAAAGTGAAAGGCGGCACCTCGACCATAGGCTCAGTGGATGATGAAGACACCTTCTCATCTTCTTCTGTCCCGATCAGCTTCAATGAGGTAAAAGCTCAGAGACCCCTTAGATCTGCATCCCTCCGGAGTCACCATTATAGCCCTTCTCCGTGGCCTCTGCGGTCTGTCAACTCTGATGATGCGTGCATCAAAATGGAGGTAAAAGTTAAAGCCATGGTTCACTCTCCTAGCCCAAGTCCCAACTTAAACGGTGTCCGGAAAGAATTTCATGATTTCCAGATGGAAGGGCTCCTTCAGGACCAAGCAGAGTCCTTAAAGAATCTCCAGCAACCGCAAAATGGTGAGCTGCATCTAAATATtgatgaaaatgatgtgcctGTGGTGCTGGGGTTGACGCCCCAGGACTACATCCAGTACACAATGCCTTTAGATGAGGGAATGTATCCCGAAGGGTCTCACTCCTTCTGCCTGGAAGGTTCCTCTCCTATGGAGGTGGTGACAGAGGCAGACAATGGGTCCCTCCACACAGAGCAGGGACAGGAGGAGCATGAACTGGTGAATGGGATGCCTCCAGATATATTCATGGAAACCTCAGTCAATAGTATTCTTATTGGTTCTGCTGGCATGATGCTCCAAAACTCAAGAGTGGAGATGCCACCTCCCCTTTCTCCACTCCTGCCACCCATGACTAGTAATGGACATATTCCAAGGACATTTTCGGGCTTTAGCTCTGCAGACAGCCAGGTAGCTGAGAGGGTAAGACACCACCTCAACTTTGACCCAAATTCGGCTCCTGGGGTTAGTCGGGTATACGACTCAGTCCAGAGCAGCGGGCCCATGGTTGTGACCAGCCTGACggaggagctgaagaagcttgCTAGGCAGGGCTGGTACTGGGGTCCCATCACACGCTGGGAGGCAGAGGAAAAGCTGGTCAACCTGGCCGATGGATCATTTCTGGTCAGAGACAGCTCTGACGACAGGTACCTGCTCAGCCTGAGTTTCAGATCGCAGAGCAAAACCCTCCACACCCGCATCGAACACTCCAACGGACGCTTCAGCTTCTACGAGCAGCCCGACGTGGAGGGACACACATCAATTGTTGACTTAATCGAACACTCTATCAAAGACTCAGAAAATGGGGCTTTTTGTTATTCCAGATCTCGCTTACCAGGGTCTGCAACCTACCCCGTCAGATTAACCAACCCAGTATCTCGGTTTATGCAAGTGCGCTCTCTGCAGTACCTTTGCCGCTTTGTCATTAGGCAATACACAAGAATAGACCTTATCCAAAAACTGCCCTTACCTAACAAGATGAAAGATTATCTGCAGGAGAAGCACTACTGAGGATACAGATGGTAATTTGCACTTTTGTGTTCAGTTAAGAGATTTACAAAAGGGGTTTACAGACAaccacagttttgagatgattgGTTCTGGTGGCTCTTGATTTGTGTCCGTGTGACCCTGTCACTGTTCGGCCCTTCATTCCACGGTTCTGGGGTTTTTCACAGGAGGCTCTACTTCCAGAAATGTAGGCCAGCACATAATCTATcgcaaaaacacagcagagatATACAGCCAAGTAATCTCATTTGAATGCATCAAGTGCAGAAGCTGATGTTGGTTACATCTACAATAATCCAGCTGTGCAAGTgtaacagttttttgtttgttttttttaaagaaattatatCGGCGTTGAAACTGCGGAATAGGGAAAAGAATATTCCTCTCAAATTCCATCACTTGTTAAATTCAATCTGTAGTAGATATGAAGGATGATTCCAACATGGAGCGGTATTTTTTTTAAGGTCTCTGCAGACTGACCAATTTGGCTcatcttttgctgttttttttccttcacttaCAGCACTCAGACTGCAAATGAGAACATTATGCATTCGTACTGTGCTGTTAGTCAAATAGAAAGGTAGGGCATCATCATATTTGCAATGACTGACCGATTATTCTGattataatctttttttttttgctaatttACAAACCTAACTCCTTATTCAGAGGATTAAGTTTCTCCGTGATGCATTAACAGACCCTTTATTGGCACGTGGCAGCGCTTATACGACCAATACTTAAGTGCTTGTCACAGGGCTTATTTTCAGCCGCACTGTTAAACAGATAAGCATTAATAAACATGATTATCTGTTGATTAAAGGTTTACCTTTAGCATCCAGGATTTACAACTGTATAGCAAAAGATGTCCACAATCTACCAG
It contains:
- the socs6a gene encoding suppressor of cytokine signaling 6 is translated as MKKISLKTIRKSLSIKGKEEGDFVMLQQPSVTAEFSKDESLFGGCYTKELSACDIASEDEKGGQNKGRSKSETLMGSLKRRLSTKQKAKVKGGTSTIGSVDDEDTFSSSSVPISFNEVKAQRPLRSASLRSHHYSPSPWPLRSVNSDDACIKMEVKVKAMVHSPSPSPNLNGVRKEFHDFQMEGLLQDQAESLKNLQQPQNGELHLNIDENDVPVVLGLTPQDYIQYTMPLDEGMYPEGSHSFCLEGSSPMEVVTEADNGSLHTEQGQEEHELVNGMPPDIFMETSVNSILIGSAGMMLQNSRVEMPPPLSPLLPPMTSNGHIPRTFSGFSSADSQVAERVRHHLNFDPNSAPGVSRVYDSVQSSGPMVVTSLTEELKKLARQGWYWGPITRWEAEEKLVNLADGSFLVRDSSDDRYLLSLSFRSQSKTLHTRIEHSNGRFSFYEQPDVEGHTSIVDLIEHSIKDSENGAFCYSRSRLPGSATYPVRLTNPVSRFMQVRSLQYLCRFVIRQYTRIDLIQKLPLPNKMKDYLQEKHY